The DNA region TCTGCTTTTTCTATTTCTGCTCTCTTTTTATTTAATACTGCCATTCCATCATCTTCTGCATATGCTATTGATGATAATGCGCATAAAAATAGAATAGTTTTTAGAAACTTTTTCATACTTCCCTCCTATTAATTTAAAACTTCTAGTAATTTTGTTAATTCTACTATTTGTTGTTCTTTGTCTGCGATCTTTTGTTCTAGTTTATTGTAGTATTCATCAAATCTTTTTAACAACTTTTTGTATTCATCTCTATGCCATCTTATTTTTGAATCTTGTTTCAACTTAGCATAAAGTTCTTCTCTTCCTAGTTGCTTTTCTTTCAACTCTTTAACTTCTGCTTCAAGATTTGCCTTTTCTTGAATAAATTCATCTTTCCTTTCTGCTTCTTTTTGCATTAAAGCTTGGTACTCTGCTTCTATATTTTTTACTTCGTTTATTACTTCTTGAGCTACTGTATC from Fusobacterium periodonticum ATCC 33693 includes:
- a CDS encoding adhesion protein FadA, with the translated sequence MKIKYLLASMLVLGSLSYSAEATDTVAQEVINEVKNIEAEYQALMQKEAERKDEFIQEKANLEAEVKELKEKQLGREELYAKLKQDSKIRWHRDEYKKLLKRFDEYYNKLEQKIADKEQQIVELTKLLEVLN